In the Streptomyces sp. SJL17-4 genome, GGCTGCTGCCGCGCGTCGCCGCGAGTGCGGCCGAGATCGCCGGTGCGGGCGCTCGGGCAAAGGGGTACGGATCGGGCTCCCCCTGGGCGGCCGAGGACTGGATCGGCGGGCCCTGGGCCCTGGCCCAGAACGCCGCCGCGCTCCTCCACGTCCTGCGACGGATCGCCGCGGGCGGGGATCCACTGGACGGCAGGACGGTTCGCGAGGAGAACGGCCGCACCCGCGTGGACGTCTTCCCCGCCACCGGCTGGGACTCTCTGCTGCTCAACGGGTTTACGGCCCAGGTGTGGATGCGCCCCGGCGTCACCGCGGAGCAGGCGCGGGCGTGCGCCGCGGGAGAGTACCGCGGCAGGCAGGGAGACCCTGGCCTCGCCCTGGTGCTCGGCGCCGGCAACGTCGCCGCCATCACCGCGCTGGACATCCTGCACAAGCTCTATGCCGAGGGCCAGGTCGTCATCGCCAAGATGAACCCGGTCAACGCCTATCTGCGCCCCCACTTCGAGCACGTCTTCGCCGAGTTCGTCGAACGGGGCTGGCTGCGCTTCGTCGACGGCGGCGCGGCCGAGGGCGGATACCTCACCCGCCACGAAGGCGTCGACGCCATTCATGTCACGGGCAGCGACCGCACCCACGACGCCATCGTCTGGGGCACCGACGAGGACGCCGAGCGACGCCGCCGTGACGACCTGCCGCTGATCGCCAAGCCCTTCAGCAGCGAACTGGGCGGCGTCAGCCCCTGCATCGTGGCGCCGGGCCCGTGGAGTGAAGCCGATATCCGCTTCCAGGCCGAGCACATCGTCACCAGCAAGATGAACAACTCGGGCCACAACTGCGTCGCCAGCCAGATCCTGGTCCTGCCGCGTGACTGGGACGGTACCGAGCGGCTGCTCGACGAGATCCGGAAGGTGCTGCGCCGGCTGCCCCCGCGCGCCGACTACTACCCCGGCGCCGCCGACCGTCTCGCCTCCGTACGAGCGGCTCACCCGACGACGGAGGCCCACGGCGACGGCTGCCGACTGCTCGTGCCCGACATCACGGACCACGACGACCTCCTCGTTCTCGACGAGGTTTTCGGCAGCGCCCTGGGCGTCGTACGCCTGTCTGGCGCATCCCCGGCCGAGTTCCTGCGGCAGGCCGTCGACTTCGCCAACAACACCCTGCCCGGCACCCTCGGTGCCACCCTGATCGTCCACCCGAGGACGGAGAAGGCCCATCGGGAGGCGGTGCGTACCGCCATCGCCGAGCTGCGCTACGGCACGCTGGGCGTCAACTGCTGGTCAGGGGTCGGTTTCCTGCTGGGCTTCACCCCCTGGGGCGCCTTCCCCGGCCACACGCGGCAGGACATCGGCAGCGGCATCGGCTTCGTGCACAACGCGTTCATGCTCGAGGACGTCGAGAAGACCGTGCTGCGCGCGCCCTTCACACCCGCTCCGCGCGGCCTGGTCACGGGCGACATGTCCCTGTCACCGCGCCCGCCGTACTTCGTCACCAACCGCACCGCTCTGACCACGGTGCAGCGCCTCACCCGTTTCACGGCCGCGCCGAGCCTCACCAAGCTGCCCGCTCTCCTTGCGTCCGCGTTGCGGGGCTGACACCCGCTCGCCTGCCGCTCGCACCGACACACCCTACGGAGACCCCATGCTCAACCTCGCCGTCGTGCTGGAGAACAGCGCCCGCGCCGTACCCGACCGCACCGCCATCGTCCTGGGCGACCAGCGGCTCACCTACGCGGAGCTGGACGCGGCCGCCAACCGCGTGGCGAACCTCCTCCGCTCGCGCGGTATCGAGCCGGGCGACAAGGTCGCCCTGTCTTGCCCGAACCTGCCGTGGTTCCCGATCGTCTACTACGGCATCCTCAAGGCCGGCGCGGTGGTGGTACCGCTCAACGTGCTGCTCAAGGGCCGAGAGATCGCCTACCACCTGGCCGACTCCCAGGCCAAGGCCTACTTCTGCTTCGAGGGAAGCGCCGAACTCCCGCTCGGGCAGGAGGGCTGGTCAGGCTTCGGCGAGGCGTCGGACTGCGAGCACTTCTTCGTCATGACGGCAGCACTCTCCGGCGACGC is a window encoding:
- a CDS encoding aldehyde dehydrogenase family protein; translated protein: MNSSALDTSLLDRTVADVRAHAASWCATPLPERIALLERLLPRVAASAAEIAGAGARAKGYGSGSPWAAEDWIGGPWALAQNAAALLHVLRRIAAGGDPLDGRTVREENGRTRVDVFPATGWDSLLLNGFTAQVWMRPGVTAEQARACAAGEYRGRQGDPGLALVLGAGNVAAITALDILHKLYAEGQVVIAKMNPVNAYLRPHFEHVFAEFVERGWLRFVDGGAAEGGYLTRHEGVDAIHVTGSDRTHDAIVWGTDEDAERRRRDDLPLIAKPFSSELGGVSPCIVAPGPWSEADIRFQAEHIVTSKMNNSGHNCVASQILVLPRDWDGTERLLDEIRKVLRRLPPRADYYPGAADRLASVRAAHPTTEAHGDGCRLLVPDITDHDDLLVLDEVFGSALGVVRLSGASPAEFLRQAVDFANNTLPGTLGATLIVHPRTEKAHREAVRTAIAELRYGTLGVNCWSGVGFLLGFTPWGAFPGHTRQDIGSGIGFVHNAFMLEDVEKTVLRAPFTPAPRGLVTGDMSLSPRPPYFVTNRTALTTVQRLTRFTAAPSLTKLPALLASALRG